A part of Carassius carassius chromosome 32, fCarCar2.1, whole genome shotgun sequence genomic DNA contains:
- the LOC132112741 gene encoding uncharacterized protein LOC132112741 has product MAAVFAVFCWTIVFLVLPVTPKRDDFNGHFTVYSPGLLQEAWHSPDAAEHLNEIPQPHSFDNFASLFPMTYDIQALLDRRNSFSLRIMNSSWSGPADTNVFHRGEPLYLQVSASPGPGQQLYVQSCHASSSPNHTDKPEVALINKGCVASKKSLVKFVMQQPDRVNFIVRTSSMKSSESYVHCEVYLTNLGVTPTTKFCNYNKLKSKWVDLGGQTTVCDCCGRSCRNAIERVELPVSLDLTAVVSTGPLVLKDQESAIPLTPSDDSINSSINSSSKARDRSDKSWIMASTSLTGSSMQNIGKVSPWPVQRGFGGVMVIRKGLESDLSMWLQDLMELEFNPLVQMGTGYPEKSVEITLQNAEPLRPDERSQAVAVDEGRVYVGAVDSPDVVNDWLDMGHLRDVDQLHKIQEKPVVTSADYLEQTPLHLESEFDIPPNDQPLISPTPDKPSESEDEGGVVFRQAVMIFNGAKGAKLSEPVLYSKLSLNQAADGSSVLHYEEQKRPSKNKRDKRPQLEKDGEKRPKDVRMEDTSKIKGLVSSLLDQLRP; this is encoded by the exons ATGGCGGCTGTTTTTGCTGTCTTCTGTTGGACTATCGTGTTTCTAGTACTGCCTGTTACACCAAAAAGGGATGATTTTAATGGGCACTTTACAGTGTACTCCCCAGGACTCCTACAAGAAGCCTGGCATAGTCCTGATGCTGCAGAACACTTGAATGAAATTCCTCAGCCTCACAGCTTTGAcaactttgcatctttgtttccaaTGACCTATGATATACAGGCTCTTCTGGACAGAAGAAACAGTTTTTCACTTAGGATCATGAATT CATCTTGGAGTGGTCCAGCGGATACTAATGTGTTCCACAGAGGAGAGCCATTGTATCTGCAGGTGTCCGCCTCACCTGGACCCGGTCAACAGCTTTATGTTCAGTCCTGCCATGCGTCCTCTTCTCCAAACCATACTGACAAACCTGAAGTTGCGCTTATCAACAAAGG ATGTGTAGCCTCCAAAAAGTCTCTGGTGAAGTTTGTGATGCAGCAGCCTGACAGAGTGAATTTTATTGTTCGTACATCCAGTATGAAGTCTTCTGAG AGTTACGTTCACTGCGAAGTCTATCTTACTAATTTGGGTGTCACCCCTACCACTAAATTCTGCAACTACAACAAGCTGAAGTCCAA GTGGGTTGACTTGGGTGGACAAACAACAGTATGTGATTGTTGTGGTAGAAGCTGCAGAAATGCAATCGAGCGTGTGGAACTGCCAG TTTCTCTAGATCTGACTGCAGTAGTGAGCACAGGCCCACTGGTACTCAAGGATCAAGAATCCGCAATACCACTGACTCCGTCAGACGACAGCATTAATTCCAGCATTAATTCCAGCTCTAAAGCCAGAGACCGCTCTGATAAAAGCTGGATCATGGCAAGTACCTCTTTAACTGGAAGCTCAATGCAAAACATTGGCAAAGTCTCCCCCTGGCCTGTCCAGCGTGGCTTTGGCGGGGTGATGGTCATCCGCAAGGGCCTGGAAAGTGACCTATCAATGTGGCTACAAGACCTCATGGAGCTTGAGTTTAACCCATTGGTGCAGATGGGGACTGGTTATCCGGAAAAATCTGTTGAGATAACCCTTCAAAATGCTGAACCGCTGAGACCAGATGAGAGGAGTCAGGCAGTTGCTGTGGATGAAGGAAGAGTTTATGTAGGAGCTGTGGATTCACCTGATGTTGTAAATGACTGGTTGGACATGGGGCATCTTCGTGATGTTGACCaattgcataaaattcaagaaaAACCTGTTGTGACTTCAGCGGATTATCTAGAGCAGACTCCACTGCATCTTGAATCAGAATTTGACATTCCTCCAAATGACCAGCCCCTGATTAGCCCTACTCCAGATAAACCATCTGAGAGTGAGGATGAGGGAGGAgttgttttcagacaggctgtGATGATCTTTAATGGTGCTAAAGGAGCCAAATTATCAGAGCCAGTTCTCTACTCCAAACTGAGTCTGAATCAAGCTGCAGATGGATCCAGTGTTCTCCACTATGAGGAACAGAAAAGGCCCAGCAAGAACAAACGGGACAAGAGACCACAACTGGAGAAGGATGGTGAGAAAAGGCCAAAGGATGTGCGGATGGAGGATACCTCTAAAATTAAAGGCCTTGTTTCATCCCTATTGGATCAACTGAG ACCGTAG
- the LOC132112725 gene encoding kelch repeat and BTB domain-containing protein 11-like has protein sequence MNNTLQDRNMFTVQADVIFHAANPDSPESPIPGEGNNNNVPALGKTGLPSIEILQGLPGTWDTSESGGLTDNRSLGNNSAVTGAEYAQDAVSSDSGFQEHIQPLDSSRAPNLDLSLRNMSEASSQGNIREETNGTKVASSLTPSLCFRAENKKETDKLSNVPKDGEVVRSQFDIKNVSSTSEDRNNSYSSSQETRSLEKTLGCFVSSSEGADQTRNRTSFGQTRLESSQGLKPTGSAVREALSAKEEPNLVIEVGGQQIQAHKSVLAEKSDYFKARLSRDILKVKGMSYKNLLVLLDYVYSSQMNVSKDNIVDVITGAKILQMPCAVQAAIDTISTQITPENCYEILTIAKKQRLNELKETAYRFMSDNFLQVLRDPAVYGRLTGSERDLILRKRMESRQCLMVAEINDVFERVGSRPPSRNSSRPQSPLSITSFEDNHLIYYYNKSSKDWHTLTVMPEDINTRGCGICTMYNYLFVAGGIRGTGEKSKVSDKVFCYNPITDRWSEVRPMKQARSQLKLVSMDGNLYAIGGECLFTVEKYDPRMDRWTAVAPLPKGAFAVAHEATTCNGELYVSGGSLFYRLLKYDPKRDEWQECPYNNSRKKSTDMVALKSFIYRFDSNREQGISVFKYNTIVKMWHDCASQQQGSTLPFRCAVIDNCIYCVNKSQTLQFIVEEDGGRFKDESLKAPVEAKGILFPFVLSLPERGGRIA, from the coding sequence ATGAACAACACTCTGCAAGACAGAAACATGTTCACAGTACAAGCAGATGTTATATTTCACGCGGCAAACCCTGACTCTCCAGAATCACCTATACCAGGTGAAGGGAACAATAACAATGTCCCAGCTTTGGGGAAAACAGGCCTCCCGAGCATAGAAATACTGCAGGGTCTCCCGGGTACATGGGATACGTCAGAATCAGGAGGTTTAACTGACAACAGGAGTTTGGGAAACAACAGCGCTGTAACAGGTGCAGAATATGCACAAGACGCCGTCTCTAGTGACAGTGGATTTCAAGAGCACATACAGCCTCTGGACTCATCTAGAGCACCAAATCTGGACCTTAGTTTGAGAAATATGAGTGAAGCTTCAAGTCAAGGAAACATTAGAGAAGAAACAAATGGCACAAAGGTAGCTTCCAGTTTGACACCCTCTCTGTGCTTCAGAGCAGAGAACAAGAAGGAAACTGACAAATTGTCCAATGTCCCAAAAGATGGTGAGGTGGTTCGGAGTCAGTTTGACATTAAAAATGTCTCCTCCACATCAGAGGACAGAAATAATTCCTATTCAAGCTCTCAAGAAACAAGGTCACTTGAAAAAACACTAGGATGCTTTGTAAGTTCCTCTGAAGGAGCAGATCAGACCCGCAACAGAACATCGTTTGGACAGACAAGGCTGGAATCGAGCCAAGGGCTGAAGCCAACTGGATCTGCGGTAAGAGAAGCTCTATCTGCAAAGGAAGAGCCGAATTTAGTCATAGAGGTGGGCGGACAGCAAATACAAGCACACAAATCAGTATTAGCTGAGAAAAGTGATTATTTTAAGGCTAGGCTCTCTCGAGACATCCTGAAGGTAAAAGGAATGAGCTACAAGAACTTATTGGTGCTTTTAGATTATGTTTACTCCTCCCAGATGAACGTAAGCAAAGACAATATTGTGGATGTCATCACAGGAGCAAAGATCCTGCAGATGCCCTGTGCGGTACAAGCTGCTATCGACACCATATCCACACAGATCACGCCAGAGAACTGCTATGAAATCCTAACGATCGCCAAAAAGCAGCGCTTAAATGAACTGAAAGAAACCGCCTATCGATTCATGAGTGACAACTTTCTTCAGGTTCTGAGAGATCCAGCGGTCTACGGGCGCCTCACGGGCTCAGAGAGAGACCTCATACTGCGCAAACGGATGGAGAGCCGCCAGTGTCTGATGGTGGCCGAAATCAATGACGTGTTTGAGCGTGTAGGAAGTAGACCCCCCAGCAGAAATAGCAGCCGTCCCCAGAGTCCTCTCTCCATCACCTCTTTTGAGGACAATCACTTGATCTACTATTACAATAAGAGCAGCAAGGACTGGCACACGCTGACCGTCATGCCAGAAGACATCAACACCAGAGGCTGCGGCATCTGTACCATGTACAACTACTTGTTTGTGGCCGGTGGGATCAGGGGAACTGGGGAGAAAAGCAAAGTCTCGGACAAAGTGTTCTGCTACAATCCCATCACAGACCGCTGGAGCGAAGTCCGACCCATGAAGCAAGCACGATCGCAACTCAAACTCGTCTCCATGGACGGGAATCTGTACGCCATTGGTGGTGAATGTCTTTTCACGGTGGAGAAGTACGACCCTCGAATGGACCGCTGGACGGCAGTGGCTCCTCTACCCAAAGGAGCATTTGCAGTAGCTCATGAAGCCACTACGTGTAACGGCGAGCTGTATGTCTCTGGAGGGTCTCTGTTCTATAGGTTGCTCAAATATGACCCCAAAAGAGACGAATGGCAAGAGTGTCCATACAACAACAGCAGGAAAAAGTCCACAGACATGGTGGCTCTCAAGAGCTTCATCTACCGATTTGATTCAAACCGTGAACAGGGCATCAGCGTCTTTAAATACAACACCATCGTGAAGATGTGGCATGACTGCGCCTCCCAGCAGCAGGGCAGCACACTGCCGTTTCGATGCGCTGTCATCGATAATTGCATCTACTGTGTGAATAAATCTCAGACTCTTCAGTTCATTGTAGAAGAGGATGGAGGTCGATTCAAAGACGAATCTCTGAAAGCACCTGTGGAGGCCAAAGGGATCTTATTCCCCTTCGTTCTCAGCTTGCCTGAGAGAGGTGGAAGAATTGCATGA
- the LOC132112726 gene encoding polyadenylate-binding protein 4-like isoform X2 gives MNAATAGSYPMASLYVGDLHPDITEAMLYEKFSPAGPVLSIRVCRDMITRRSLGYAYVNFQQPADAERALDTMNFDVVKGKPIRIMWSQRDPSLRKSGVGNVFIKNLDKSIDNKALYDTFSAFGNILSCKVVCDENGSKGYAFVHFETQDAADRAIEKMNGMLLNDRKVFVGRFKSRKEREAEMGAKAKEFTNVYIKNFGEDMDDPRLKELFDKYGKTLSVKVMTDPTGKSRGFGFVSYEKHEDANKAVEEMNGMELNGKTVFVGRAQKKMERQAELKRKFEQLKQERISRYQGVNLYIKNLDDTIDDEKLRKEFSPFGSITSAKVMLEDGRSKGFGFVCFSSPEEATKAVTEMNGRIVGSKPLYVALAQRKEERKAHLTNQYMQRIAGMRAMPANAIINQFQPAGGYFMPAVPQAQNRTTYYAPNQLTQMRPNPRWQQGGRGQGGFQGMPNSLRQPGPRANIRHLAPSASTQGPRGIPTGPMGPRPGMGVTTPRAMPPYKYATAIRHTQPQVVQPITLQQAQPAVHVQGQEPLTASMLAAAPPQEQKQMLGERLFPLIQAMHPSLAGKITGMLLEIDNSELLHMLESHESLRSKVEEAVAVLQAHQAKKDATQKVGVTAATVAATS, from the exons ATGAACGCAGCGACGGCGGGGAGTTATCCGATGGCTTCTCTCTATGTGGGCGACCTGCACCCTGATATCACGGAGGCTATGCTGTATGAGAAATTCAGTCCGGCCGGCCCGGTGCTGTCCATCCGCGTGTGTCGGGATATGATCACGCGGCGCTCGCTGGGCTATGCCTACGTCAACTTCCAGCAGCCAGCGGACG CGGAAAGAGCTTTGGACACAATGAACTTCGATGTGGTCAAAGGAAAGCCGATCAGAATCATGTGGTCACAAAGAGATCCGTCACTTAGGAAATCTGGAGTTGGAAATGTCTTCATCAAAAATCTGGACAAATCCATTGACAACAAGGCCCTATACGACACCTTCTCTGCTTTTGGGAACATCCTGTCCTGTAAG GTGGTGTGTGACGAGAACGGATCTAAGGGTTACGCCTTTGTGCATTTTGAAACTCAGGACGCAGCCGATCGCGCCATTGAGAAGATGAATGGCATGTTGCTGAACGACCGCAAGGT GTTTGTGGGGCGTTTCAAGTCCAGGAAGGAGAGAGAAGCAGAGATGGGTGCCAAAGCCAAAGAATTCACCAATGTTTACATCAAGAACTTCGGTGAGGACATGGATGATCCGAGACTGAAGGAGCTCTTTGATAAATATG gtaaaacactgaGCGTGAAGGTCATGACTGACCCCACAGGGAAATCTCGTGGATTTGGGTTTGTGAGCTACGAGAAGCATGAGGATGCTAACAAG GCTGTGGAAGAGATGAATGGTATGGAGCTTAATGGTAAGACGGTGTTTGTTGGCCGAGCACAGAAAAAGATGGAGAGACAAGCAGAACTCAAGAGGAAGTTTGAACAACTCAAACAGGAAAGAATCAGCAGATATCAG GGTGTGAACTTGTATATCAAGAATCTTGATGACACCATTGATGATGAGAAACTTCGTAAAGAGTTCTCTCCTTTCGGCTCCATTACCAGTGCCAAG GTGATGCTGGAGGATGGCAGGTCCAAAGGTTTTGGCTTTGTGTGTTTCTCCTCACCCGAGGAGGCCACAAAGGCCGTGACAGAGATGAACGGCCGTATTGTGGGCTCCAAACCACTGTATGTAGCCCTGGCCCAACGTAAAGAAGAACGCAAAGCTCATCTGACCAATCAATACATGCAGCGTATCGCTGGCATGAGGGCCATGCCTGCCAACGCTATCATCAACCAGTTCCAGCCTGCCGGTGGTTACTTTATGCCAGCTGTGCCACAG GCCCAGAACAGAACGACATACTATGCACCAAACCAGCTCACTCAGATGCGTCCGAACCCTCGCTGGCAGCAGGGTGGCAGAGGCCAAGGTGGTTTCCAGGGCATGCCCAACTCCTTGCGCCAGCCAGGGCCCCGTGCCAACATACGCCACCTGGCCCCCAGTGCTTCCACCCAGGGCCCACGCGGGATCCCCACAG GACCAATGGGTCCACGCCCAGGCATGGGGGTGACGACTCCACGTGCCATGCCCCCATACAAGTACGCCACCGCCATACGACACACTCAGCCTCAGGTCGTGCAGCCCATTACTCTGCAACAG GCTCAGCCAGCTGTTCATGTGCAGGGTCAGGAGCCTCTCACTGCCTCCATGTTAGCTGCCGCTCCTCCTCAGGAACAGAAACAGATGCTTG GTGAGCGGCTGTTTCCTCTCATTCAGGCAATGCACCCCAGTCTAGCCGGGAAGATCACAGGAATGCTGCTAGAGATCGACAACTCTGAGCTGCTGCACATGCTGGAGTCCCATGAGTCTCTGCGCTCCAAG GTGGAGGAGGCTGTTGCAGTGCTTCAGGCTCATCAGGCCAAGAAAGATGCCACACAGAAAGTGGGAGTCACCGCTGCGACTGTAGCCGCAACATCATGA
- the LOC132112726 gene encoding polyadenylate-binding protein 4-like isoform X1, with the protein MNAATAGSYPMASLYVGDLHPDITEAMLYEKFSPAGPVLSIRVCRDMITRRSLGYAYVNFQQPADAERALDTMNFDVVKGKPIRIMWSQRDPSLRKSGVGNVFIKNLDKSIDNKALYDTFSAFGNILSCKVVCDENGSKGYAFVHFETQDAADRAIEKMNGMLLNDRKVFVGRFKSRKEREAEMGAKAKEFTNVYIKNFGEDMDDPRLKELFDKYGKTLSVKVMTDPTGKSRGFGFVSYEKHEDANKAVEEMNGMELNGKTVFVGRAQKKMERQAELKRKFEQLKQERISRYQGVNLYIKNLDDTIDDEKLRKEFSPFGSITSAKVMLEDGRSKGFGFVCFSSPEEATKAVTEMNGRIVGSKPLYVALAQRKEERKAHLTNQYMQRIAGMRAMPANAIINQFQPAGGYFMPAVPQAQNRTTYYAPNQLTQMRPNPRWQQGGRGQGGFQGMPNSLRQPGPRANIRHLAPSASTQGPRGIPTGAQRVGPMGPRPGMGVTTPRAMPPYKYATAIRHTQPQVVQPITLQQAQPAVHVQGQEPLTASMLAAAPPQEQKQMLGERLFPLIQAMHPSLAGKITGMLLEIDNSELLHMLESHESLRSKVEEAVAVLQAHQAKKDATQKVGVTAATVAATS; encoded by the exons ATGAACGCAGCGACGGCGGGGAGTTATCCGATGGCTTCTCTCTATGTGGGCGACCTGCACCCTGATATCACGGAGGCTATGCTGTATGAGAAATTCAGTCCGGCCGGCCCGGTGCTGTCCATCCGCGTGTGTCGGGATATGATCACGCGGCGCTCGCTGGGCTATGCCTACGTCAACTTCCAGCAGCCAGCGGACG CGGAAAGAGCTTTGGACACAATGAACTTCGATGTGGTCAAAGGAAAGCCGATCAGAATCATGTGGTCACAAAGAGATCCGTCACTTAGGAAATCTGGAGTTGGAAATGTCTTCATCAAAAATCTGGACAAATCCATTGACAACAAGGCCCTATACGACACCTTCTCTGCTTTTGGGAACATCCTGTCCTGTAAG GTGGTGTGTGACGAGAACGGATCTAAGGGTTACGCCTTTGTGCATTTTGAAACTCAGGACGCAGCCGATCGCGCCATTGAGAAGATGAATGGCATGTTGCTGAACGACCGCAAGGT GTTTGTGGGGCGTTTCAAGTCCAGGAAGGAGAGAGAAGCAGAGATGGGTGCCAAAGCCAAAGAATTCACCAATGTTTACATCAAGAACTTCGGTGAGGACATGGATGATCCGAGACTGAAGGAGCTCTTTGATAAATATG gtaaaacactgaGCGTGAAGGTCATGACTGACCCCACAGGGAAATCTCGTGGATTTGGGTTTGTGAGCTACGAGAAGCATGAGGATGCTAACAAG GCTGTGGAAGAGATGAATGGTATGGAGCTTAATGGTAAGACGGTGTTTGTTGGCCGAGCACAGAAAAAGATGGAGAGACAAGCAGAACTCAAGAGGAAGTTTGAACAACTCAAACAGGAAAGAATCAGCAGATATCAG GGTGTGAACTTGTATATCAAGAATCTTGATGACACCATTGATGATGAGAAACTTCGTAAAGAGTTCTCTCCTTTCGGCTCCATTACCAGTGCCAAG GTGATGCTGGAGGATGGCAGGTCCAAAGGTTTTGGCTTTGTGTGTTTCTCCTCACCCGAGGAGGCCACAAAGGCCGTGACAGAGATGAACGGCCGTATTGTGGGCTCCAAACCACTGTATGTAGCCCTGGCCCAACGTAAAGAAGAACGCAAAGCTCATCTGACCAATCAATACATGCAGCGTATCGCTGGCATGAGGGCCATGCCTGCCAACGCTATCATCAACCAGTTCCAGCCTGCCGGTGGTTACTTTATGCCAGCTGTGCCACAG GCCCAGAACAGAACGACATACTATGCACCAAACCAGCTCACTCAGATGCGTCCGAACCCTCGCTGGCAGCAGGGTGGCAGAGGCCAAGGTGGTTTCCAGGGCATGCCCAACTCCTTGCGCCAGCCAGGGCCCCGTGCCAACATACGCCACCTGGCCCCCAGTGCTTCCACCCAGGGCCCACGCGGGATCCCCACAGGTGCACAGAGAGTGG GACCAATGGGTCCACGCCCAGGCATGGGGGTGACGACTCCACGTGCCATGCCCCCATACAAGTACGCCACCGCCATACGACACACTCAGCCTCAGGTCGTGCAGCCCATTACTCTGCAACAG GCTCAGCCAGCTGTTCATGTGCAGGGTCAGGAGCCTCTCACTGCCTCCATGTTAGCTGCCGCTCCTCCTCAGGAACAGAAACAGATGCTTG GTGAGCGGCTGTTTCCTCTCATTCAGGCAATGCACCCCAGTCTAGCCGGGAAGATCACAGGAATGCTGCTAGAGATCGACAACTCTGAGCTGCTGCACATGCTGGAGTCCCATGAGTCTCTGCGCTCCAAG GTGGAGGAGGCTGTTGCAGTGCTTCAGGCTCATCAGGCCAAGAAAGATGCCACACAGAAAGTGGGAGTCACCGCTGCGACTGTAGCCGCAACATCATGA